GCGCTCTTTACATTATTTGCAACAGCAGCATCTGCAATAGATTGTGCAAATGCAACGAAGTCTGCGTTCTTAGATACGAAGTCAGTTTCACAACTGATACAAACCACAAAACCGGTTTTGTTATCAGCAGAAGTTTTTGCGATGATCACACCTTCTTTTGCTTCACGGTCGCTACGTTTAGCAGCTACTTTCTGTCCCTGCTTACGCAACCAGTCAATTGCTGCTTCGAAATCACCATTGGTTTCAGTCAAAGCTTTTCTGCAATCCATCATGCCAGCACCTGTGGCCTGGCGTAATTTGTTGATATCAGCGGCTGTAATTGTTACAGTACTCATGGTATGTTGAATTTTGAATGTTAATTGATATGAATCTGATGACGTGCAAAATAAATGACTGTCTCAGAATACTTATTTTATGAAATGATGAACAGGTATTGTCAAATACAATGCCTGATCTTCAAAAGACTGAAGTGTATATATAAATTGGGTCATTATGTCACTATCCGAACAGATAATGACGCAATGACCCAATCTGATTACTTCATTATCTGCTTCCACCGCCACCAGCAGGACGACGGCTTCCCGGAACACGACGCTTAGGAGCTCCGCTTCCTTCACCAGCACCAGCACCACCACGGCGGCCACCGCGTGCAGCTTCAGCTTGCGCTTCAGCTTCTAATCTGCGTGCTTTTGCTTCATTCTCGTTGTTGCTGTCTTCTGTTTCTTCTTCATCTTTTGAAGCCTGACGTTCAGCCAGACCTTCAGCAATAGCTGCAACGATATAGTTGGTGATGATAGCAATAGACTTAGTAGCATCATCATTCGCAGGAATAGCGAAATCTACTTTATTAGGATCGCAGTTGGTATCAACCATACCAAAAGTGGTAATACCTAAACGCTTAGCTTCAGCCAATGCAATGTGCTCATGTCCGATATCAACCAGGAATAAAGCTGCTGGAAGACGACCCAACTGTGCGATACCACCCAGTACTTTTTCCATTTTGTCTTTATCACGGCTCAAAGTCAGACGTTCTTTTTTGGTCAGGCTTTCAGCACTGCCATCAGCCAGCATTTTTTCGATGCTCTGCATTTTCTTTACGCTCTTACGAACGGTGTTGAAGTTGGTCAACATACCACCTAACCAACGTTCTGTAGCAAAAGGCATGTTCACACGCTTAGCGCATTCACTCACGATTTCTTTTGCTTGCTTTTTGGTGGCCACGAACATGATCTTCTTACCGCTTTTAGCGATCTGCTTCACAGCTGCTGCAGCTTCCTGCAGGTGATCAACAGTTTTATTCA
Above is a genomic segment from Sediminibacterium sp. KACHI17 containing:
- the rpsB gene encoding 30S ribosomal protein S2, producing MENNTSLQQQLLEAGVHFGHLKKKWNPKMLPYIFAEKKGIHIIDLNKTVDHLQEAAAAVKQIAKSGKKIMFVATKKQAKEIVSECAKRVNMPFATERWLGGMLTNFNTVRKSVKKMQSIEKMLADGSAESLTKKERLTLSRDKDKMEKVLGGIAQLGRLPAALFLVDIGHEHIALAEAKRLGITTFGMVDTNCDPNKVDFAIPANDDATKSIAIITNYIVAAIAEGLAERQASKDEEETEDSNNENEAKARRLEAEAQAEAARGGRRGGAGAGEGSGAPKRRVPGSRRPAGGGGSR